The Natronoarchaeum mannanilyticum genome includes the window AGCGCTCGGCGCCCGCGGGTTCCTCGGCTTCGACTTCGTTCTCCAGCGCGCGGCGCGCGACGTACAGCGCGCGGTCGAACTCCTCGTCGGTGGCCTCGTCGGCCGGCGTCGCGAAGCACTGCCAGACATCCGGCTCGGATTCAACGGCGGTCGCCCCGAGCTCGGCGTTGTCGGTCGGCACGTCGCGCCAGGCGACGACGTCGACGCCGTACTCGGTAAGGGCGTCCTCGGTGCGTTCGCGGAGCGCGGCGGCGGCGTCAGGATCTTGTGGGAGGAAGAAGGAGCCGACAGCGTACTGGTCGGGCAGATCGACGTCGAGCTCGTCGGCGAAGAACTCGTGGGGGGTCTGAAGCATCACGCCCGCACCGTCGCCGGTCGCCTCCTCGGCGCCCGTGGTCCCGCGGTGTTCGAGGTTCTCCAGCAGTTCGATGCCGTCCGCTACCACGTCGTGCGATCGGCCGTCGTCCAGATCCATGACGACGCCGACGCCGCAGTTGGACCGCTCGTCCTCGGGGCTGGCGAGGCCCCGCGAGCCGTCCGTGTTCGTGTCTCCGTGCTGAGTCATACGTCCAGACTTGATCTTCTCCAATAAGAGGGTTCTCCTGAATGGCTAAGGGTATTATAGACACATACAAGGAAATATTAGGTCTGTGTATCTTCCGGATCGTTCGTAGAGAAATTGGACGCCCGTTCGGCACCTTTTGTAGAGTCGGCGCGCCGCGGCGGCGACGAACCCGCCGTTCTGCCGACCGCGGCAAACGAAGGCCGCCAAACGTTCAAATCGGATCGGGCACCACCCCGGACCGTGACCTTCGTCATCGGACGCGGCGCCGACGCCACCGAGCAGCGATCGTCGAACTCCGCGTCGGCATCGTCGCCCGAGCGCGACGTCGCTCGCGACGCCTCGCCCGAGTACGCCGGCAAGCTCGGAACGTACCGTGCGCTCGACGGCAGCGCCGGCGCGCCGCTGTACCTCGATCTCGACGGCCCGCACGCCGCCTTGCTCGTCGGCAAGCGCGGCTACGGCAAGTCCTACACGATGGGCGTGATCGCGGAGTCGCTGGCCCGGTCGAGCGGCGTCGCGCCCGTCGTCGTCGATCCGATGGGCGTGTTCCGCGAACTCTCGGCGCCCGCCGACGGCGAATCGGTGCCGGCCGACGTCGTCGCAAAGCCGAGCGTCGCGCCGTCCGCGCTCGACCCCCGCTCGTGGTGCTCGCTGCTCGGGCTCTCGCCGGAGAGCGGCCCCGGAAGTCTGGTCTGGCAGGCCGCGCAAGCGGCCTCGACGCTCGCGGGAGTGCGCGAGCGCGTCGAGTCGACGGACGCGCCGGCCGCCGACGTCCGCGCGGCGCACAACCACATCGAGCTCGCGGCGTCGTGGGGCGTGTTCGACCCCGACGGCCTCGATAGCGCCGATCTCGGCGGACCCGAAATCACGGTCGTCGACGTCTCCGGGCTCGACGCCGCACCGATGAACGCGGTCTGTCGCGGCGTCGCCGAGGCGCTGTACCGGGCACGCGTGACCGGGGCGATCGATCGGCTCCCCTGGCTCCTGCTCGACGAAGCCCACGCCTTCTTCGACGGCGTCGCCGAGCCCGCGCTCAGGACGATTCTGACGCGCGGTCGCGCGCCGGGCGTGAGCCTCGTCGCGGCGACCCAGCGCCCCAGCGCGGTGCCCGACGTCGGCATCGCCCAGTCGGACGTGCTCGTGGCACACCGGCTCACCGCCGGTCCGGATCTCGACGCGCTTGAGCGCGCGCAGCCGACGTACCTGAGCGGGTCGCTGGAGGAGCGGTTGCCGGCCGCCCCCGGCGAGGTCGTGGTGATCGACGACGCGACCGAAACGGTCCACGCCGCGACGGTCCGGACGCGCGACACGCCTCACGGCGGCGACAGTCCGCGAGCGCGCGACGCCGGCGGCGGACCCGGCGGCGGCTGATCGACGCACGATCGGCGCAAAAAAGAACGAGCGATTCCCGAGGGCGCTTCCGCAGCGCGATCAGCAGTCGTCGCCGCTCGACATCGCACTGCCGTTGCCGGCGCTCTCGTTGCCGTCGACGCCGACGGCGTCGTCGCTGACGTTCCCGCCGTCGGTGGCGTTGCCGTCGTCCGCGGCCGCGTCGACGTCGTCGTCGGCGGCGTCGTCGGTCGCGGCGTCTTCCTCGTCGTCCTCCGTATCGTCTTCGGCGTCCCCCTCGTCCTTGGCGTCGTCACCCTCACCCGCGTCCTCGGCGTCGTCGCCCTCGGTGTCGGGCGTCAGGGCGTCGACGTCGAGCAGCAGGTCGAACGACGGCTGGTCGTCCTCGGGTTCGAGGTAGCCGACGGCGTACGCCGAGTAGATCGTGTTCGGCGCGAGGTCGACGTCGAACTCGGCGACGGCCTCCTCGCCGTCGGCGGGCCGGATCTCCAGCGTGTACGAGTCGGCGGGCACCTCGACGTACTCGGCGTTCCCGAACTCGAGGTCGGTCACCAGCTCCTGGTCGCCGGCGACGACGTCGACCGCCGGCGCGTCCGGCGACGCGTGGACGACGCGGACGCGACTCTGGTCCTCCTCGAGCTCGTCGAGGTCCACTTCGAGCAACAGCAGTTCGAGCGGCTGGTCGCCGTCCTCGGCGGCCTCGCCGACCACGACCGCGGTGGCCGCGCCCGCCGGAACGTCGACCGACTGGTCGATCACGGCCGCGTCGGTGTCCTCGCCGGTCGGGACGACCGTCACGTCGTACTCGCCCGACAGCAAGACGAGGTAGTCGCTCACCTCGCCGAACGCCACGTCTTCGAGCACGAGCACGTCGTTGACGTACACGTCGACGTTCGGCGCGTCGGGCGACGCGTGGAACCCCTTGATGCTGGCTACGTTCCCGCCGTCGCCGTTTCCATTTTCGTCGTCCGATTCGGAGTCGTCGCCGCCGGCGGTCGCGATCCCCGTGCCGCCGAGGATGGCCGCCGCTCCCATGCCGGTCAGTACAGTGCGCCGCGTAGTGTCTCCCGTCATATGATACGGTGCTAACTAAGGATATTAAACTAAAGTGCGTTGTTATGACTATAGATTTTTAATTTAGGCGTTGGATTTGTTCAGAAGCTGAATCCATGCCGGCGGTTGCAGGGTCGCCAGCGCGTTCGGTGGGGTCACTGGCGCGCTGAGTATCGGATTGTTGCGCGACTCGGGGGAGAGAGCGCCGTAGTCCCCCGATTTCTTCTCAGGTCGCCGGCGAGATGGAGCGGCGTCGGGCCGCCGCGAGCGCGACGCCGTAGTATCCGCTTCGAAGGCTTTATCGGCGGCGTGGGCCACGCTTCGGGTAACATGGCAGAGAAACCGGCCTCGATGTACCGGAATATCGATAAGCCGCCCTACACCCGCAAGGAGTTCATGGGCGGCATCCCCGGCTCGAAGATCGCACAGCACCAGATGGGCGACCTCCAATCGGACCCCGAGGACTACCCCGTCCAGATCAGCCTCGTCACCGAGGAGGAGGTCCAGCTCCGCCACGGCTCGCTGGAAGCCTCCCGGCTGTCGGCGAACCGCCACCTCATCAAGGAACTCGGCGAGGGCAACTACAAGATGATCCTCCGCAAGTTCCCCCACCACGTCATCCGGGAGAACAAACAGGCGACCGGCGCCGGTGCGGACCGTGTTTCCGACGGGATGCGCCAGGCGTTCGGGAAGATCGTCGGCACCGCCGCCCGCATCCCCGAAGGCGACCGCATCTTCACCGCCTACTGCACCGTCGAGCAGGCCTCCGTCGTCAAGGAGGCGTTCCGCCGGTCGTACAACAAGCTCTCCCCGCCGTGTCGCATCGTCGTCGAGCGCGGCGAGGACAAGCTCGTCTCCTGAGGCCGGTCGAGCGGTTCCTCTCTCCCGGTTCTGACGCATTTACTTCTCGCAGCCCGCTGCAGTAACGCTCCGTCAGCGACGGCGCCGCGCGTTCGGCTGCCTTTTTGCCGCTCCGGTTCCCAGAGAGCGGTATGCTGACGCTCGCGGTCGCGAACCGCGCGGAGACGTTCGAGCGGATGGCCGAGCCGCTGGCCGAGCGGGGGATCGAAGCGCGCCACTGCCGGGTCTCCGAGCGGACGGTGTCGCTCACCGGCGAGAGACCGTGGTCGCCCGACGAGTTCGACGTCGGGTTCGTCTTCCCCGGACGGATGATCGAGGGCGGGGCGGCCGACGCCGCGCTCGATATCCCGTGGCTCAACGGGCGATCGGCCGTGCTCACCTCGCGGAACAAGGCGGGCGTGTTCGCCAGCCTCGACCGGGCCGGCCTGCCGGTGCCCGAGACGACGCTCGTGTCGAACCCCGTCGACGACGAGGAACTGATCGAGGCCTTCCAGCGGTTCGATCCTCCTGTGGTCGTCAAGCCCACCTCCACGACGCGCGGGGTCGGCGTCGCGCGGGTCGACGATCTGGACTCCTTCCTGGGCGTCGTCGACTACCTCGATCTCGTCCACGACTTCCAGGCGACCGGCGACAAGTCGTTCCTGATCCAGGAGTACCTGCCCGACGCGCGAGACTACCGGGCGATGGTGCTCGACGGCGAGTTCGTCGGCGCGGTCGAGCGGCGGCTCCCCGACGACGCGCTGGCGGCGGGCCAGTGGAAGCACAACGTCCACCGGGGCGCCGAGGCGACGGGCGTCGACCTGCCCGACGAGTGGCGGCGTCTGGCCGAGCGCGTCGCCGCCGAACTGGAGCTGTCGTTCGTCGGCGTCGACCTGCTCGCGAGCGGGGACCGGGTGGTCGTGAGCGAGACGAACGCCCGGCCGACGATCGACGCCGAGACGAAGTACGAGCCGGGCTTCTACGACCGGCTGGCGGCGTCGATCCGGAAGCGGGCCGAAGAGTGAGCGAGAAGAGGACTTACTCCAGGTCGATGTCTGCCGAATCGTCGGCGCGGTCGAACACGACCTCGAGGACGCCGTTGTTGTACGTCGCGTCGGCGGTGTGCTCGTCGACGCGGCTGGGCAGCGTCACCCGATCGTCGTAGGTGCGCCGTTCGCTGGCGGCGCCGATCGTCAGCACCGTCCCGTCGCACTGGAGGTCGATGTCCTCTTTCTCGACGCCGGGGATGTCCGCGATGACGCGGACCTCCTCGTCGGTCTCGTGGACGTCCACGTGAGTGTCGCTGCCGAACCCGGCGTCGTTCTCGAAGCCGACGTCGACGTCGCCCTGCCCGATCACGTCGTTCATCATCCGCTCGATTTCCCGGAAGAGATCGTCGAAGGGGTCGTCGCGGTCGTCGCGGTGCATACGCCTTGGTAGTTCCTACCCGTGCAAAAATCTTCTGTCGACCCCGGAATTCGCCGGCGCGCGATGGGTGATCCGCGCCACTCAGTTATCTGTGCCGCTCAGTCGTCGGCCGCCACCCGCGGGTCCGGGCGGGCGTCGCCGTCCCGTTCGAGTCCCAGCGCGGCGTTCGTCCGGGCGACGCTCTCCTCGGCGTCGGCCATGTCGAACATCGCCCGGAGCGCGTCGACGTTCTCGGGCACGACGTCGGCCTCCTGGTGGATCGCCTGGAAGCAGTAGAAGTCCCGTTCCTCGACTGTGATCGACTCGCCCCAGACGCAGTTCTCCCAGACGTCCCCGCGCGGGCGGCCGGCGTCGCGGGCGTACTCGCGGAGCTGGCCGCAGCTCCCGATCCCCGAGCGCTCGGGGACGACGAACAGCCGCGACTCGGCGTCGAGCAGGTCGCACACGTCGCGGGAGTCGGGCGTCGATTCGAGCGTGACGTTGACGCTGTGGAGGTGCATCAGCGTTGCAGGCACTGTGAGCCCGAGCGTGTCGATCGAGAGGTCCGGGAAGATCGTCTGCACGTCGGGACCGTGGTGGGAAGGCACCTCGACGGGGTCCGGCAGGATGTCGTTGATCGGCCCGCGATCGGACTGGGTGGGATCGCCGCCCCTGCGCACCAGCGTCGTCCGGACCTTTTCGATCCCGTAGGTCTCCGCGAGCGGTGCGAGCAGGCGCGAGAGCCCGGTCGTGTTGCAGGAGACGACCCGCACGTAGTCGGCGTCCCGTGCGTCGTCGAAGTTCGCCCGCGCGTTGAAGCTCGTCTCGGCCACGTCGGGCGCCTCGGCGCCCTGGAACACGGCTGGCGTGTCGCGGGCCTCGTACAGCGGGCGGTACTCGGCGCCGACGCCGCCCGGCGTCGCGTCGACGACGACGTCGCTGGCGTCGACCATGTCCCCGACCGTCCCGTCGACGGCGAGTCCCGCCGCGTGGAACTCGTCGACCGACTCCTCGTCGCACGCGTAGAGGGGGTAGCCCGCGGTGCGAGCCCCCTCGGCCGCGAAGTCGGGGCTCGTCTTCGTCACGCCCGCGATCGTCATATCCGGCTGTGCCCGCACCGCGTCGGCGACGCGCTTGCCGATTGTACCGTACCCGTTGACGCCCACCTGGAGCATGTATGGGGTTGCGAGAGGGACCGGGATAAATCTTCGTGTTAGTTGATAGATCCTTACTCGAAAGAGAGTTGTTAACGGTCGGACCCCGGTATGTCGGCGAGATTCGTTGATCGACCGACGGAACGATCGATTTCCGATCTCTGACACGCTTGGGATACGATACCACTCCTCACTCGGTCCCGACGCGTTCCGGCCGCCGCGAACGGCTACCAGTAAGATATCTTATGTTCGTTCGGCGGCGTCGCGTTTGTTTCTGTACGATCCTCGTTTTTTGAGGAATCGACCGGTCAGGCGCCGGTTTGTAATCCTCAACAATTAATTACAATACGGATCTGGGCGTCGACTCCTATTTAGGTAAATACTTTACTCGGAAGGTCGTACCAAGTCAGTATGAGTGACTCAGCAGACGATACGCTCCGCGTAGGGCTGAACGGGTTCGGACGCATCGGGCGCAACGTGTTCCGCGCCTCGCTGGTGACCGACGGCATCGAGGTCGTCGGCATCAACGACGTGATGGACGTCGACGACATGGCCTATCTCCTGAAGTACGACAGCGTCCACGGCCGCACCGAGGACGTCGAGATCGACGACGACGGCGACCTCGTCGTGCAGGGAACGACGATCCCGATCCTCTCGGAGAAGGATCCCGCCGAGCTCCCCTGGGACGACCTCGACGTCGACGTCGCCTTCGAGTGCACCGGCCTGTTCCGCAACTACGACGACGCCTACAAGCACGTCGAGGCCGGCGCCGACAAGACGATCATCTCCGCGCCGCCGAAGGGCGAGAAGGAGGTCCTGACGATCGTCTACGGCGTCAACCACGACGAGTACGAGGGTCAGGACGTCGTCTCGAACGCCTCCTGTACCACGAACTCCGTCGCGCCGGTCGCGAAGGTACTCGACGAGGAGTTCGGCATCGAGTCGGGCGTCCTGACGACGACCCACGCCTACACCGGCACCCAGAGCCTCGTCGACGGTCCGAATCGCAAGCGCCGCCGCGGCCGTGCCGCCGCCGAGAACATCGTCCCGACCTCGACCGGCGCCGCGCAGGCGACGACCGAAGTTCTGCCCGAACTCGAGGGCAAGCTCGACGGCATGGCGATGCGCGTGCCCGTCCCGGACGGCTCGATCACCGACCTCACGGTCAACCTCGAGGAGGACGCCTCCATCGAGGAGGTCAACGCCGCGTTCGAGGACGCCGCCGAGGGCGAGCTCGAGGGCGTCATGGGCTACACCGAGGACGAGATCGTCTCGCGGGACGTCGTCGGCCAGCCCTACTCCTCGCTGATCGACGCCGACTCGACGATGAAGGTCGGCGGTCAGGTGAAGGTGCTCGCGTGGTACGACAACGAGTACGGCTTCTCGAACCGGATGCTCGACCTCGCGGCCCACGTCGTCGAGGAGTCCGAGCTCGAAGCCTCGGCCTGACGCCGTAGCAGCCACCGAACCGCTCACTCACTCTTTCGCAGCTACCACCATTCATGTTCAACACCATCGACGACCTCGAACCCGAGCAGCGACTCCTGATGCGCGTCGACCTGAACGCGCCGGTCGACGACGGCGCGGTCCAGGACAACCGCCGCTTCGCCCGCCACGCCGAGACGATCGCCGAACTGATCGACGACGGCCACGCCGTCGCCCTGATGGCCCACCAGGGTCGCCCGGGTCGCGACACGTTCGTCACGCTCGAACAGCACGCCGACATCCTCGCCGACCACGTAGGTGAGGACGTCGACTACGTCCCCTCGACGTACGGCGACGAGGCCCTCGACGCGATCGCGGAGCTCGAATCGGGCGACGTGCTCGTCCTGGAGAACGTCCGGATGACCGACGACGAGCTCGCCGACCGCACCCCCGAGGAACACGGCGAGAGCGACCTCGTGCAGACGCTCGCGCCCGAGTTCGACGCCTACGTCAACGACGGCTACTCGGTCGCCCACCGGCCCCACGCCTCGATCGTCGGCTTCCCGCAGGTCATGGACAGCTACGCCGGCCGCGTGATGGCCGAGGAGTACGAGTACAACACCTCGATCGAACGGCGCGAGTTCGACGGCAAGGTGACGATGGTGCTGGGCGGCACCAAGGTCGAGGACGTCGTCGCCGCGATGGAGAACCTCGACGAGAAGGTCGACCAGTTCCTGCTGGGCGGGATCGTCGGCCAGCTGTTCCTCCGCTCGGAGGGGTACGAGATCGGCATCGACACGCCCGAGGGCCCCGGCCTGTACGACGAGAGCTGGGACGAAAACGAAGACACCATCCGCGAGGTCAAAGAGCGGTACGGCGACCGCATCTCGCTGCCGGTCGACGTCGCCCGCGAGGGCGAGGACGGCGAGCGCGTCACCGAGCGCGTCGAGGACGCCGCCGACCACCCCGACGAGTACCTGGACGTCGGCGAGGAAACCGTCGAGGCGTACCAGCCTCACGTCCGGGAGTCCGAGGCGGTGCTCGTGAAGGGCGCGCTCGGCGTCTTCGAGATGGAGCAGTTCAGCCACGGCACCGTCGGCGTCCTGCGGGCGGTCGCCGAGACCGACTGCTACTCGGTGGTCGGCGGCGGCGACACCTCCCGTACGGTCACGATGTACGATCTGGGCGAGGAGAACTTCGATCACCTCTCGATCGCCGGCGGCGCCTACCTGCGCGCTCTGACCGGCGCGCCGCTGCCGGCCGTCGAGGCGCTCGAAGCGGCCGCCGAGCGGTAAGGATCCCGACACTGGATTTGCAAACCGCGCAACCGGTTGCAGTCGCTTTCAAGTAGTTGGAACCCTCCTTGTGGGTATGGACGCCTCGGGGTCCTTCACAGTGCTGTACGTCGACGCCGAGCCGCCAACGTCGACATCAGTCTCCGAGGACGAACAGTTCGACGCCGCCGTCGCGACGAGCGTCGGCGACGCCGTCGGACGGGTCGTCGATAGCGAGATCGACTGCGTCGTCGTATCGGCGACGCGCGAGGATTGGCAGTCAGTCGCCGAACGGGTGCGCGACGCCGCGCCGAGGATGCCGGTAGTCCTCGTCGACGCCGTGCCGGAGGACATCGTCGACGCCGAGGACGCGGTCGACGAGTACGTCCGCGCGGACGATCCGGATCCGTCGCGCACGCTCGCTCGGCGGATCGAGGGCGTCGTCGCGCGGAGCGACGCCGACGCCCGAAACGAGGAGGCGGACGGCCGATTCTACCGCGATCTCGTCGACGAGGCGTCGGACGCGATCCTCGTCGTCGACGGGTCGAGCACGATCCGGTTCGCCAACGACACCGTCGCGGAGGTGTTCGGCTACGCGCCCGACGAGATCGAGGGCGAGCCGCTGACGATGCTGATCCCCGAATCGCTCCGCGAGAACCACCTGGCGGGGATGGAAGCGTACCTCGACTCGGGCGAGCGAACGATCGACTGGAACTACGTGGAGCTGCCGGGCCGCCACAGCGACGGCCGCGAGCTCACGCTGGCGATCTCCTTCGAGGAACACTACAGAGACGGCGAGAGGCTGTTCTCGGGAATCGTCCGGGACGTCACCGAGCGCAACGCCCGCGAGCGTCGTCTCCGGGAGTACAAGCGCCAGTTCGACGCCGTGTTCGACGATCCCGACTCCTTCATCGTGCTGTTGGACCCCGACGGGATCGTCCGCAAGGCCAACGACACCGCCCTGAAGTTCGTCGACGCGGACTTCGAGTCGGTCCACGGAGCTCCCTTCTGGAACACGCCCTGGTGGGACCACTCCGGCGCGCCGCGCGAGAAACTCGAGGAGTGGGTCGAGCGGGCCGCTGGCGGCGAGTCGGTGCGCTACGAGGCGACCCACCACGGCCCCGACGGCGAGACGGCGACGATCGACGGGACGATCCGACCGGTCACCGACGAGGACGGCCGGGTCGTCTCGCTGATCGCCGAGGGCCGGGACATCTCCGAGCGCCAGCGGATTCAGGAGGAGCTCCAGACCAGCGAGCGCTCGCTGCGCGAGCTGTACGAGGTCACGTCGAACCCCGATCTCTCCTTCGACGAGAAGCTCCACCGGATTCTCGGGATCGGCTGCTCGCGGCTGGGGCTCTCGCTGGGCTTTCTGACGCGCATCGAGGACGGCCGCCAGGAGATCCTCGCAGTCGAAGGGGACCACGAGGAGCTCCGCGAGGGCGCGACGTCGCCGCTCTCGGAAGCCTACTGCGAGGCGACGATCGAGTCCGACGATCTGGTCGGCGCCGAGGACGCCTCGACGGCCGACTGGCTCGACGCCGCAACGTACGATCGCTGGGGGCTGTCCTGTTACCTGGGCTCGAAGATCGAGGTCCACGGCGAGCTGTTCGGAACCTTCTGCTTCGCCGACGACGCCGCGCGCGAGAAGCTCTTCTCGGACTCCGAGCGAACGTTCGTCGAACTGCTCGCCCAGTGGGCCAGCCACGAACTCGAACGCGAGCGCCGACAGGAACAGCTCGAACGGGCGAACGACCAACTCGAGCGGACCAACGATCAGCTCGAACGCACGAACGACCGGCTCGAACAGTTCGCCAGCGTCGTCAGCCACGACATCCGGAACCCGCTGACGGTCGCGATGGGCCACCTCGACGTCGCCCGAGAGCGCGGTGACGGCGACGACGAGCAGCTCGAAGAGGTCGAGCGCTCGCTCGAGCGGATCGACGCGCTGATCGACGACCTGCTGACGCTCGCCCGGCAGGGCGACTCGGTCGGCGAGATCGAGGCCGTCGCTCTCGACGCCGTCGCGCGGGACGCCTGGGAGACGGCAGACACCGCCGAAGCGAGCGTCGAGTTCGACGATCCGCCGACGATCCGCGCCGACGAGTCCCGGCTGCGCCAGCTGCTGGAGAACTTCTTTCGAAATGCGATCGACCACGGCCCCGACGACGTGACCGTCGGGGTGGGCGCGCTGCCCGAGGGCGAGGGATTTTTCGTGGAGGACGACGGTCCCGGCATTCCCTCCGAGGAGCGCGAGCAGGTGTTCGAGCAGGGACACACGACCTCGCCCGACGGAACGGGGTTCGGGCTGGCGATCGTCGACCAGATCGTCGACGCCCACGACTGGGCAATCGACCTCGGCGAGAGCGAGGACGGGGGAGCGCGATTCGAGATTACCGGCGTCGAGACGGTCGCAAGCGAGTGATCGAGGCCGCGATTCGTCGCCGAGCTCGCTGACGGGGACGCCGCGCCGCCCGGTCGCGACGCCGGCGAGCGGGCGAAAGCGACCGTTCCGAAGGGCTAAAGCGCGCGGCAGAAGACGTGCGAGTATGAAGTTCCACGAGGCGGCGAACTTCCTCTACGACCTTCGGCGGTTCGGTCCGCGCCCCGGGATCGAGTCGACCGCCGACCTCCTCTCTCACCTCGACGACCCCCACGACGGGCTGGCGTGCGTGCAGATCGCGGGGTCGAACGGCAAGGGCTCGACCGCCCGGATGGTCGAGTCGATCCTGCGCGAGGCCGGACTGACGGTGGGGCTGTTCACGTCGCCCCACCTCGAGGACCTGCGCGAGCGAATCCGCGTCGACGGGCGGAAGATCCAGACGGGCGCCGTCGCCGATTTCGCCGACGAGATCGCGCCGTACGTCCGCGAGAAGGGCGCCGACGGCGTCTCGCCGACGTTCTTCGAGGCGACCACCGCGATGGCGCTGTGGCAGTTCGACCGCCGGGACGTCGACGTCGCCGTGCTCGAAGTCGGCATCGGCGGCAAGCTCGACGCGACGAGCGTCGTCGACCCGATCGCGAGCGCGGTGACGACGGTGACGCTGGAACACACCGACGTGCTCGGCGATACTATCCCCGAGATCGCACGGGACAAGGCCCACGTCGCGCCCGCCGACGCGCCGCTGGTCACCGGCGCCGAGGGCGAAGCGCTCGACGCCGTCCGCGAGGTCGCCGGCGACGTGCTGACCGTCGGTAAAGGGGACGACGTGGTGCCGTCCTACGGCGGTCGGCGGAACCACACCGAGTCGGCCGTCGCGATCGAGGGACCCGACTGGTCGGTCGACGGGCGCGTCCCGACGGTCGGCGCCTATCAGGCCGACAACGCCGGCATCGCCGCCGCGCTCGCCCGGCAGGTGACCGAGCGCCTGAGCGGCGAGCCGGTCGTCGAAGGGAAGATCGAACGCGGTCTCCGGCAGGCCCACTGGCCGGGCCGGTTCGAGGTACTGGAACGCGATCCCCTGACCGTGCTCGACGGCGCGCACAACCCCGGCGCCTGCGAGAAGCTCGCCGGCGCGCTCGCGGAGTTCGACTACGACGATCTCCACGTCGTCTTCGGGGCGATGCACGACAAGGCCCACGGAGAGATGGCCGCCGCGCTCCCGACGCCCGACCGCGTCGTCGCCTGCGAACCGGATCTCGATCGCTCCGAGGACGCCGCCGTGCTCGCGGAGGTGTTCGAGCGCGCCGGCGCCGGCGAGGTAGCGACGAGAGGCTCGGTCGAAGGCGCCGTCGCCGAGGCGCTCGCGGCCGCCGACGCGGACGACTGCGTGCTGGTGACCGGCTCGCTGTTCACCGTCGCCGAAGCCAGGACGCGCTGGTCGCGCCTGGAGATTCCCAGGCGCGTCCGCGATCTCGACGACGCGCGCTCGGTGCTCGACGGCGCGCACGTGCCGGAGGCCGAGATCGAGCGGACGGCGCCCGACGGCGTCCACCGCGTGCTGACGACGCGCGTCCGGACGCGCCAGGCCCGCCGGCTCGAAGCCGCGATGCTCGCGGTCGGGGGCGACTGCGCGCTCTCGGGCGTCAGCGAGCAGGACGACGCCGTCGTCGACGTCGCACTGCTGGGGACGCTCGCGGAGTTCGAGGCGCTCGTCGATCGGCTCGACGACCGCGACGGCGGGCTCGGATCGATCGCCGACGAGTTACGGGCGACGCTGGAGCTGGAGGGCGACGCCGCTGCTCCGGAGAGCGACATCGACGCGCGGGCCGGCTCCGCCACCGGCAGCCGCGACTACCCCTGGCAGGACGGCACCGCGGTGATGGGCATTCTAAATGTCACGCCCGATAGCTTCCACGACGGCGGCGAGTACGACGCCGTCGAGGACGCCGCGGCGCGGGCCGAACGGATGGTCGAGGAGGGCGCCGACATCGTCGACGTCGGCGGCGAGAGCACCCGGCCGGGCGCCGAGCCGGTCCCGGTCGAGGAGGAGAAAGAACGCGTCGTCCCGGTCGTCGAGCGCGTCGCCGACCTCGACGCGATGATCTCGGTCGACACTCGCCGGGCCGCGGTGGCGCGAGCCGCACTGGAGGCCGGCGCCGATATCCTCAACGACGTGTCGGGGCTGGAGGATCCGGAGATGCGCTTCGTCGCCGCGGAGTACGACGCCCCGCTCGTGGTGATGCACAGCG containing:
- a CDS encoding type II glyceraldehyde-3-phosphate dehydrogenase, coding for MLQVGVNGYGTIGKRVADAVRAQPDMTIAGVTKTSPDFAAEGARTAGYPLYACDEESVDEFHAAGLAVDGTVGDMVDASDVVVDATPGGVGAEYRPLYEARDTPAVFQGAEAPDVAETSFNARANFDDARDADYVRVVSCNTTGLSRLLAPLAETYGIEKVRTTLVRRGGDPTQSDRGPINDILPDPVEVPSHHGPDVQTIFPDLSIDTLGLTVPATLMHLHSVNVTLESTPDSRDVCDLLDAESRLFVVPERSGIGSCGQLREYARDAGRPRGDVWENCVWGESITVEERDFYCFQAIHQEADVVPENVDALRAMFDMADAEESVARTNAALGLERDGDARPDPRVAADD
- a CDS encoding ATP-binding protein; this encodes MTFVIGRGADATEQRSSNSASASSPERDVARDASPEYAGKLGTYRALDGSAGAPLYLDLDGPHAALLVGKRGYGKSYTMGVIAESLARSSGVAPVVVDPMGVFRELSAPADGESVPADVVAKPSVAPSALDPRSWCSLLGLSPESGPGSLVWQAAQAASTLAGVRERVESTDAPAADVRAAHNHIELAASWGVFDPDGLDSADLGGPEITVVDVSGLDAAPMNAVCRGVAEALYRARVTGAIDRLPWLLLDEAHAFFDGVAEPALRTILTRGRAPGVSLVAATQRPSAVPDVGIAQSDVLVAHRLTAGPDLDALERAQPTYLSGSLEERLPAAPGEVVVIDDATETVHAATVRTRDTPHGGDSPRARDAGGGPGGG
- a CDS encoding Hsp20/alpha crystallin family protein; the protein is MHRDDRDDPFDDLFREIERMMNDVIGQGDVDVGFENDAGFGSDTHVDVHETDEEVRVIADIPGVEKEDIDLQCDGTVLTIGAASERRTYDDRVTLPSRVDEHTADATYNNGVLEVVFDRADDSADIDLE
- a CDS encoding 50S ribosomal protein L16; protein product: MAEKPASMYRNIDKPPYTRKEFMGGIPGSKIAQHQMGDLQSDPEDYPVQISLVTEEEVQLRHGSLEASRLSANRHLIKELGEGNYKMILRKFPHHVIRENKQATGAGADRVSDGMRQAFGKIVGTAARIPEGDRIFTAYCTVEQASVVKEAFRRSYNKLSPPCRIVVERGEDKLVS
- a CDS encoding RimK family alpha-L-glutamate ligase translates to MLTLAVANRAETFERMAEPLAERGIEARHCRVSERTVSLTGERPWSPDEFDVGFVFPGRMIEGGAADAALDIPWLNGRSAVLTSRNKAGVFASLDRAGLPVPETTLVSNPVDDEELIEAFQRFDPPVVVKPTSTTRGVGVARVDDLDSFLGVVDYLDLVHDFQATGDKSFLIQEYLPDARDYRAMVLDGEFVGAVERRLPDDALAAGQWKHNVHRGAEATGVDLPDEWRRLAERVAAELELSFVGVDLLASGDRVVVSETNARPTIDAETKYEPGFYDRLAASIRKRAEE
- a CDS encoding DUF4397 domain-containing protein, which gives rise to MTGDTTRRTVLTGMGAAAILGGTGIATAGGDDSESDDENGNGDGGNVASIKGFHASPDAPNVDVYVNDVLVLEDVAFGEVSDYLVLLSGEYDVTVVPTGEDTDAAVIDQSVDVPAGAATAVVVGEAAEDGDQPLELLLLEVDLDELEEDQSRVRVVHASPDAPAVDVVAGDQELVTDLEFGNAEYVEVPADSYTLEIRPADGEEAVAEFDVDLAPNTIYSAYAVGYLEPEDDQPSFDLLLDVDALTPDTEGDDAEDAGEGDDAKDEGDAEDDTEDDEEDAATDDAADDDVDAAADDGNATDGGNVSDDAVGVDGNESAGNGSAMSSGDDC
- the gap gene encoding type I glyceraldehyde-3-phosphate dehydrogenase → MSDSADDTLRVGLNGFGRIGRNVFRASLVTDGIEVVGINDVMDVDDMAYLLKYDSVHGRTEDVEIDDDGDLVVQGTTIPILSEKDPAELPWDDLDVDVAFECTGLFRNYDDAYKHVEAGADKTIISAPPKGEKEVLTIVYGVNHDEYEGQDVVSNASCTTNSVAPVAKVLDEEFGIESGVLTTTHAYTGTQSLVDGPNRKRRRGRAAAENIVPTSTGAAQATTEVLPELEGKLDGMAMRVPVPDGSITDLTVNLEEDASIEEVNAAFEDAAEGELEGVMGYTEDEIVSRDVVGQPYSSLIDADSTMKVGGQVKVLAWYDNEYGFSNRMLDLAAHVVEESELEASA